The Pyrus communis chromosome 14, drPyrComm1.1, whole genome shotgun sequence sequence AGATGATCACCCCTTTCTTGGTAAACTCATTTTATTAAATACGTTAATGGCGAAGTTTTGAGATACGAGAGTTTCTAAATTTGGTATATATTGGGTATGATAAAAGCAACTGATAAGTTGCCATAAATTGTTTAAACCCCAACAATCACCTAACTTTTTATTATTTCGCACAAATATTACTTCTTTGCAAATTAATTGATTGACTAGTTTATTACAACATAACTGCAAAAACCGTGAACTGAACTTGTATGTCGTGTTCGCGACTATCAGAGATGTCCAAATATCATTGCGTGAAAAAGAGACTGACAATCGGAAAAAAAGATCATGACTAGCCTTAATCATTCTGCAGTAATTGGACAAATGTATTTATCGAGCATTATTATTCCTATTATAACTAAATGAAGATGAAAATATGGTATTGTCTAATAATCGGAGTGTAAAGTTTTGAAGTGTTTGAGACAGAGTAGATTTGTTGCTCAATCTAAAAGAACGTCAATGTGTTTGAATAATTTCTACTGTACAAGGTACATCAACCATGTACTGAGATTATAAGATATTTGGATCGACATCTATCTGACTATATGCTGCTAATTTCTTCAACCCCATCTGTCTCATTTCATCACGAACCTTATCAGCCTCATCCCACCGTTCGTGAGTGGTGTATGTATTCGATACAAGAGCATAAGTTCCGATGCTTACTCCTCTACTCTTGAGGAGACCATTTCTGATCCTCTTAAACATCTTCTCATTCCCATGAATTTTGCATGCATTAAGCAACGCTCCCCAAACAGCGCCGTCTGCTTCTGTTGGCATTTCCTTCATGAAACTCTCTGCTTCCTCCAAGAACCCCGCTCGACCATACATATCAACTAGGCAGGCGTAATGCTGTGTTTGAGGGGCAATCCGATAAACATTTTTCATAGCATTGAAAATCATCAACCCTTGATCGACTAGACCTGTGTGACTGCATGCTGATAACAAGCCAAGGAAGGTTACATCATCAGGAGGAATCCCGTGGACTAGCATGAGCGAAAAGAGCTGCAACGCGTGTATACCATAACCATTCATGGCCATGCCACTTATGATAGTACTCCACGAAATGTTATCCTTGCAAACCAGGGTTTTAAAAACCGAAACTGCCATACCTACTTCACCACACTTTACATACATGTTTATTAATGCATTTCCCACAATGCCATTCAACACGAGATCTGGCCATGCACTTATATACGAATTCACCCACTGGCCTAAACTCAATGCCCCAATCGAAGAACACGCTGACAATACATTTACAATGGTAGCCTCATTAGGCTCAACTTCGTCTCCCTGAACCATCTCCTGAAAAAGCCTCACTGCCTCATCACAAAATCCTCTTTGTGCATAACCACCCACCATGCTAGTCCAAGAATACACATCTCTCTTGGGCATATTTACAAACAGGTACCGTGCACTCACCAAAGACCCACATCTCATGTAAAAATCCAACACTGCATTCTCCAAAATAACATTCCTTTCAGATAACTTCCTCATACAATATCCATGAACAGATTTACCAAACTTTAAGGCTCCTAAACTCGAACAAGCGGACATAACAATGACAAGAGTAGTAGAATTAGGCGGCACATCCATGGACATAAACTTAACAATTGCTTCCTCCACAAATCCACACTTGTTAAGACCCGAAATCATCGAAGTCCACGAAACAACATCAGGTTTTGGTATGGAATTGAAAACCCGGGTAGCGGATACAATGTCAGCTTGGGTTACGTAGAAGTGAAGCAACGAGTTTTGGATGAAGGTATCGGAAAAGTGCCCGGTTTTTATGACGCGGGCGTGGACTTCCCGGCCCTTGTTGTCATCATGGAGGAAGCAACATGCCTTGAGAGCGTAAGTGAAGGTGTAGTGGTTGTGGGAGGTTGGGTAGTGGAGCATTTGGTTGTAGAGGAAAAGGGCAGTTTGCGGGGTGGGGGAGTTTGTGAGATGTCCCAGTAGAGGGTTTAACAgttggggtttagggtttttgatgATTTGCTTTAATTGTCGTTTCATTGTACTTTTTGACGAAAATGTATGCACAGTAGGTGTCGGAATTGCTGGGCATTCATCTTTTTCTTGAGGAGAAATCCGACATCTGAAACAATTGTGGGCAGCGGTAGGGTGGGAATTTGGGTTGCGCAGAGGAAGGGAGGCGGAGGAAGGAGAGGGATCAGGAGGGCCGGATAAGATGTATTTTGAGAGAGAAAAGCTCACTAGTCACTACGTCCTCCATACCAGGGTGTACGGGCGAGCAAACAGGTCCTGAATCCGTGGGTCAGGGCTGGTACAAGAGGTTTGGGACGGGTACGGGACGGttccaaatatttttaaaactgaaCAGGGTGGGACGGGGCGGGTCGATGTTTTTAGCGGGGTAGGGTAGGtccaaatatatgaaaaaaaggGTGCCTGACCCAGACCTTTTCCACCAGTGTAATATATGAGATTAAATCTCCACCCTTGTTCAATCTAAAGGGCAAACACTCTTGACTCTTTGTCTGTTTCTCCTTCATTCAGTCTCTCGAACTCGAAGCTTCAACCGACTTTGACTCTCGGTCTCTCACTCAGACACAAATTCACAACGCAACTGAGCTCTGTTATGTTCGTCGTCGGTCCGTTCGTGGTCAATCAATCATCGAATTCCGTCCTTTCGTTCGAACAATTAGGGTATTTGTTAGTTTTGTCCTTGTTATGTGGGTTTTCAAATTCCATTTAAATTTACTGACTTTGATTAGGATTGCGAGTCTTTAATCTCAACCCTCTGCGCCAAACATggattttgatcaaatttccCAATTGGATTAGACTATTTCTTTTCTGCTTTCACCCTTTAGTTTTGTGTCTGACTGAATTTCAAACTCTTCCAGGTTGGTTAGGTGATGTGCATGTTCTCACGCTACACAATAGAAGCATTGCTCACGTTGCCTTCAGATCAGCCTTCAGGTTTTTCAGGTGCAATTTGCATCAGGAAAGGAACGGGGGCCTGTAGGAATTGGCCTATTTCAAATGGGACGAATTAGCTTCGGTTCCTATTTCAATTTTGTAATGCCCCGCCACACCCCGCCTTGCTGTATTTCTAAACAGGTGATGCTATCCATGTACTGCCGTCggatcgaataaattaaaatatatcaaaAGTTGTAAATTAGCAAGGAATGAGTGCAAagtaaaaataaggaaaaattaTACATATAGTATACCCTTAATACTTCATTGTATATTAAGTCAAcactttttaaatattaaaaggaTAGACAAAAGTTAATACATGTGAATTATGACATCATTAccttctttattttttcctcTAGAGTGTAAGTTACAAAACTACCCTTTATAGTATAAAAGTTTTTTCACACTTTGATCTCTTCATCTATTGCTATGTGCCAGGTGGTGGTGTTCCCTACCAATAGAAAAAATTTGACATCTAAATCTTCTTTTATCCctttttaatcaaataaattcTTAAAAGCTGGAAGTCCAATAGTCAAACAAAAACTAAAGGATGTGAACTTCCCCATCTAGCACTTCTGCAACTTTCTTTTGAATTCCATCATATTTCCTATTCAACTTTAAATTCAATCTTTTTTGCCCAGCACTCACCCTCCACTTTTGAATCGAAAACCATAGTCTAAataaagaggaaaaaaataacGTAAGTCAACTTCTAGATCC is a genomic window containing:
- the LOC137714184 gene encoding pentatricopeptide repeat-containing protein At1g08070, chloroplastic-like, which encodes MKRQLKQIIKNPKPQLLNPLLGHLTNSPTPQTALFLYNQMLHYPTSHNHYTFTYALKACCFLHDDNKGREVHARVIKTGHFSDTFIQNSLLHFYVTQADIVSATRVFNSIPKPDVVSWTSMISGLNKCGFVEEAIVKFMSMDVPPNSTTLVIVMSACSSLGALKFGKSVHGYCMRKLSERNVILENAVLDFYMRCGSLVSARYLFVNMPKRDVYSWTSMVGGYAQRGFCDEAVRLFQEMVQGDEVEPNEATIVNVLSACSSIGALSLGQWVNSYISAWPDLVLNGIVGNALINMYVKCGEVGMAVSVFKTLVCKDNISWSTIISGMAMNGYGIHALQLFSLMLVHGIPPDDVTFLGLLSACSHTGLVDQGLMIFNAMKNVYRIAPQTQHYACLVDMYGRAGFLEEAESFMKEMPTEADGAVWGALLNACKIHGNEKMFKRIRNGLLKSRGVSIGTYALVSNTYTTHERWDEADKVRDEMRQMGLKKLAAYSQIDVDPNIL